The following are encoded together in the Dama dama isolate Ldn47 chromosome 27, ASM3311817v1, whole genome shotgun sequence genome:
- the ADCYAP1 gene encoding pituitary adenylate cyclase-activating polypeptide, whose translation MAMCSGARLALLVYGILMHSSVYGSPAAAGLRFPGIRPEDEVYDEDGNPQQQDVYDSEPPGVGSPASALRDAYALYYPAEERDVAHGILNKAYRKVLDQLSARRYLQTLMAKGLGGTPGGGADDDSEPLSKRHSDGIFTDSYSRYRKQMAVKKYLAAVLGKRYKQRVKSKGRRIAYL comes from the exons ATGGCCATGTGTAGCGGAGCGAGGCTGGCCCTGCTCGTTTACGGGATCCTGATGCACAGCAGCGTCTACGGCTCACCTGCCGCCGCCGGACTCCGGTTCCCGGGGATCAG GCCGGAGGACGAGGTGTACGACGAGGACGGAAACCCGCAGCAGCAGGACGTCTACGACTCAGAGCCGCCGGGCGTGGGAAGCCCTGCCTCCGCGCTGCGCGATGCCTACGCGCTCTACTACCCCGCGGAGGAAAG AGATGTCGCCCACGGGATCCTTAATAAGGCCTACCGCAAAGTGCTGGACCAGCTGTCCGCCAGGAGATACCTGCAGACGCTCATGGCCAAGGGCTTGGG TGGGACCCCGGGCGGCGGCGCGGACGACGACTCGGAGCCGCTCTCCAAGCGCCACTCGGACGGCATCTTCACTGACAGCTACAGCCGCTACCGGAAACAAATGGCTGTTAAGAAATACTTGGCGGCTGTTCTAGGGAAAAGGTATAAACAAAGGGTTAAAAGCAAAGGACGGCGAATAGCGTACTTGTAG